Part of the Henckelia pumila isolate YLH828 chromosome 2, ASM3356847v2, whole genome shotgun sequence genome is shown below.
cagaaacaaacactcgtaacaatttcatcaaatcacgttgatattattgcgctacatgaagcaaacCGTGAATGTGTTtagctaaaatcaatgacacaacatatccaaatttcttatggattatcagtagacaagaagcatgtaacactgtatgaagataatgttgcatgtattgctcaaatgaaagaagaatacatcaaaagtgacagaaccaaacatatccccccaaagttctttgcctacactcaagaacttgagaagaacaaagatattgatatctgttacattcaatcaagtgagaactcatcagatctcttaaCAAAGACACTTCCTACgacaatattcagaaagcatatatataacattaggatgcgcaatctacagaatatgtgaagaatcacttgtGTTAATATGAAGttgcactctttttttcttgttatggtttttatccctttgaatttttcctagtaaggtttttaacgaggcagtacaaaaacacgtaataaagacaatcatcatatcacgatcatcatcacaaaggGGGGTGTTgaaaatatgttattattattattattattattattattattattattattattattattattattattattattatttaaagttgaatgttgaatgttgaatattgagtgtaaaatatgaaaaataagtgtgtgatgatgtagataatgatgtattaatatttggactaatctccaaatgagatctataaatatgtctctccatttgtgtagaaaaacacaattgagtttagagaaaaatattataaagtgtagagtttgatatattttgagttttgaagtttttactttttaccataaatttttactttttcacaaaaCCTTCTAAATTGTATCATTTGAACTTTATTTCTTAAATTATTTCCCAAATCAGATGTCCTTTtatcaaatcaatcaaaatatttcCATTCAAATACAAATCAACCGACTCTTTACCTTCTACGTGGAATTGTCAGTGTAGATTTTAAAATGGTCCAGCCTTGGATGAATGCggttgttattattttattttatataatagagGGAGAACTTTGATTTGAACcattaaaaaacaattaaatgcaaaacaaaaaagaaatattGGTATTTTGGTGGATAAAAATGGGGGTGGGGCTTGGTCAAGATTTTCTTGAGCCAAAGTAGTGAAATACCACAAATTATTGACCAATTAAAACAAGATACGCAGCCTCATTGATGGCCATTCTCTAAAACTCTAACTAGGAAAGGTCTAGAATCTCCCCCAACATAAAGATCTCAATTCTCAACAACTTAATTCTGtcatttttcattaaaaaattaaaaattaaaaaaattccatcTTTTCTGTTTTTGAAATTCCCATTTTTAAAACTTCACGATTTTGAAAAGGAAACTATTTTCGGGTCTAGATTTTGAGTAACATTTTAATTCCGTATGCTTGCGTGATCTCTTATTTTAAGTTTTAGATTATAAAATCCGAATACATTGCAATTTTAGTTGATTTGTCAATATGTTAGGTTTTAGTTGATTTCATATCATCACATATATTCTAATAAGTAGGTTTTTTTTATAGATAGGTTAATCTGATCATTATATatggtaaaatttaatattttgatataaaaaataataattttttattaatcgaATTGCATTAAAGATATGTGTTACAAAATTAAATTGTAGAACAATCACATGAGAGTTTTTGTGTAAGTAAATAATAAGTTGGAAACATATAAGTAAATAATTTCACCTTTATTGGTTTTTTGGAATATTATTCTGTATTTTAAaagtgtttatatatatatatatatatatatatatatatatatatatagttttgttatgctgcccaCAAATTGTGCCAACATTTgtaccgatttttttttttaactagaAGGTAGTaacaaataaaatgaaaataagaattgaaatttttttaaatcaaatatttaattcaCCTGTGAGCAAAGTGAGGGTAGACTCTTATAATAAAGATATTACCTTCgttacaaatatttttttttgacagaAAAGCTTGCAACTTTATTAATTAATAGGAATATCTTTCGTCACAAATCTAATTCTTGACccgtattaattttttttttaaatctagtTGTTGGCATTGAATTTATCAATAGGATAATATCTAACATTGAACATCTATACTATCTAATAAAACTTGAGGTCCTTTTACTAAATGAATCTAATCCGACTTATTTATATCAAACTAAATTTATTCCATATAATTGTTAATTAACTTTTAACCTAAAATCAAGATGCGTAAACCATATTAACTTCTTATTTTCTCATCGTACGTGAAAGTTAATTTACATATATACGCTGCATATGCACTATCTATTATAATTTGCATGATATCAATATATCAACTTCAAGACGAACATCGTTACATTCAAattattttcttgaaaaaaaagagaaaaagaaaTGTGGGCAAACCAAACGGGCCTACGTCTATAAAtacaattgataatataatTTGACTCAATTTGCCGACTCTGTTTCAAGAGAATAGATAGAAGCGTATATTGGTTCCATAAATCATCAAATTAACTGTATTTTCTGTACGCGAATCAAACCCTAACTTCCCCGATTCATAATTATTTCGGTCAGGTAACAACTGTAGCagataataattgattttgttcttcttttttttttgttttggcaTTTTCGTTCATTTTCTGCGGATCTTTGTTGATCTTTCGAAGGGGGTTTCTTCGTTTCCTTTTTTGCCACAGTTGAGAGAGGCGGTGTTGATTGAAGATGGAAACCGTGGCGGCTTTTCAATCTTCTTTCGCTAATGTTTCCCATTTGCCGCCTGACTGGGCAGCTCGATCTGGGTCTACTCGCACGGTTGTTATGCGGGTTGGGTTCAAATCTCCGTTTTCCAACTCTTCGATCCAGGTAatgttttttggttttttgggGGGTCTTGGGTTGGTTCTATGGGAAAGTTGATAAGAGTTTGTGAATGATGAAATAGGTTGGATTAAATAGGAGTCTTGCTAAAAAAACAAGAGTCTTGGAATTATTGTGTTCtcagtttgatttttggattgtgAAGTTAGCCATCATCGATTGCTTGGATTGTTAAGTACGTGTTTTTGTGAGAATACACGTTTTTATTCTCTGTCGAGAGTGTAGATTATATCTTGTAAGTTACTGCTAAAAATTACTAATTTTTGTTTCCTTTGGAAAACGAGTGCTACACAACGATGTTAAGGATTCCTTGATTGCTCAAGATGGGGCAGGTTTAGAATGATGggtttttattctattttattgTCTACAAAGCTGAAGTTTGACCTGTAGAATGACATAGTTTTACTCGGGTAACTGTTTTTATGAGCCAAAAAGGCTCGGGTAGCTTGGTTTATCATTGAAGTttctaaaaattatttgttgaaatctttactatattataatatctAAACTCATTAGATAAACTAACTTTGGTCATTTTAATAGATTTTTATGAGTTTTGTTTGACTTGACTTTGTTTTTTGAGTAACAATTTTTTATGAAGAACGTGACGTATATTTGACTTTGTTTTTTAGTACCTATTTTTTATGATAGATGCCATACCGAAGTATAAAACTGTTGATTAGATTACATTGGCATCAGCAATAATGTTTCGGAGGTATTAAAAAGAAACGAAAATTTGTCATGgatgaaagaaatgaaaatgaACGTAATGTTTGGTTTTATTTTCATGGACGAAGAAAGAACGCAATGCAGGAACAAACCCTCTGGCCTGAAATATTTTCAAGCTTTAGCCAAGCCTCTTctgttggttttatttttttccattcTAACTTAAATCATATTTACTTTGTGTGATGCAGCAAGGGCTATCAACTTCTATTTCAAATTTTGGCACCAGAAAACTGGGTTTTGTCAGGAAGCGCCATACAGTCAGAGCGTCTATGGGTTCAAATTCTGATAGTTCTGCTTCTCCTATCGCTCCACTTCAGCTCGAGTCACCAATTGGTCAATTTCTATCACAGATTTTAATAAGTCATCCGCACCTTGTCCCTGCTGCAGTAGAACAACAGCTTGAACAGCTTCAGTCTGACCGTGATGCCGAGAAAGAGAAGGAAGGGTCATCTGCATCTGGGACAGAACTAGTTTTGTACAGGTTAGTATTTGTGGCATTGAAATTATGCAAGGGATGCTTATGTAGTGATTAAACTACTTAAACTTaccattttaatattttatgtctGCTCCCAAATGTCGATCACTGGGGCGGAACAATGCTAATTGGTCATCAATTCTGATTGAAACCTTGTGATGGgtcgaaaattttaaatgatgcaATGGGAATTTCTAATTTCAGGAGAATTGCGGAGGTCAAATCCAATGAAAGGCAAAAGGCATTGGAAGAGATATTGTATGCCTTGGTGGTGCAGAAATTTATGGATGCTAATGTGCCTTTGGTTCCTGCCATAACACCGTCACCACCAAAGTCCTTGAACGGCAAAGAGGAGAATGTTCAGCATCTCCACTCCCCTGAAGCTTATGAGATGATTCAAAATCATTTAGCTCTAATTCTTGGAAATCGACTCGGTGATTCCAACTCAATGGCTCAAATAAGCAAACTAAGAGTTGGCCAGGTTTATGCTGCATCGGTGATGTATGGATATTTTCTGAAACGGATAGACCAAAGATTTCAGCTGGAGAAAACAATGAAAATCCTACCACAGGGTATTGAAGATGAAGGGACCAATGCCCAACAGGTCATAGCTGATGAGACGAGACCTGGTACTGAAACCAGTGAAAAGGCTTTCGGAAATGCTCAACCGCACCCGGAAGTTTCATCATGGGCCGGTAGTATCGGCGCTGGAAATTTCACTGAAGTAAAGCCATCGAGATTAAGAACTTATGTCATGTCATTTGACGCGGAGACGCTTCAGAGATATGCAACCATTAGATCTAAAGAAGCTATTGGCATCATAGAAAAACACACCGAAGCATTGTTTGGTAGACCTGAGATAGTTGTCACTCCTGAAGGAACCATTGATTCTTCCAAAGATGAACAGATCAAGATTAGCTTTGGTGGTCTGAAACGACTCGTTCTGGAGGCTGTGACCTTCGGTTCCTTCCTGTGGGATGTCGAGAGCTACGTCGATATGAGGTACCATTTTGTTGCAAACTAGGCCCTTGTGTTCTCTTTGCCTGGGAATGTGAACATTCCAAAGGAAATGTCATTGACTAATAAAATCCGTGATGGGGTGCTCTTTCTCCAAGTGATCTGTATATAGTGACTGGGGTGTTTTGAATCCCATGTAACGTTAGTGTTGATGTCACGTTTAACTCAATCGAACTATCTATGTATCTGAATGGCATTTAATGCAGACTGTTTTATACTGCTACGTGATATGTTTGCGCTCCTGGCAATTCCTACTAATCCTGTGTAATCTATCATGCTGaagcatgaattaaataaatatgttaCCTTTTCTTCTCATTTTTACGTTTAAGACAAGCTCTCCGCCCGTGCCAAAGTCAATTCTTCATCAACAATGGATTCCACTTGACTAGATTTTTTCCATGATTGTTTCGTGTTTGGGTTCTCATTTATCTATATCAGAGATTCCAGAGTATTTGATTATGTACCGATGGATAAATTGCATTTGGTTCAAGTCACCATGGACAATATCCAGTTGAGTTTTCGATTCATCGAATCGAGTGTGTTTCATAACGAGTGTTGACTTATGTTATATCATAAGTGATTTATCCGaggaagaaaaataaaaattatcgaAGAAGATTCAaccatttgaaaaattcaagtTAAAACTCAATGACTGTCTGAAATAATGTTTGATTTTGTGTGTGATCAAAATGGGCGAGGTGTAGTAAACCGTACTGTATGTGCATGCTGGTGTTTGTTTTTCTGTGCCTCTTTGTCCTGTCTGTCGGCGAGCCAAAATTTTAATAAACAAAGTGaaaccaaaaaatatatttaacattaaaaaTCTTTTTcgttcataaaaaaaaaactaaaattaaaatcaagtgACAAAATCCCAGTTTATACTCTCTACTGATTCTAAGATAGTGTTTAGGAGAGCTTGTAGGAAGTAATTTCCggttttttcttaacaaaatttcacaacttttgttaagaaaaaattgagaagtacttcctaaaagctctcccaaacaatACATAAGTTTGTAATAAtgcgttttttttttcaaaaatgatTTTGAGCCAACATATTTCGTAAAACAAAAATGGATGTTATTTAGGTTTGTCGTACAATTGCATTTAGGAGTTAgagtaacactcttgtgagaTGGAAAAGTTTAATATAACTATTAAGAGTAATGCTTATAGCTTATGCCGAATACGTACATGTCTTTGTGTCCTATAATGTAATGATAATAACGACAAATAGATGGAAAAGTTTAATGTAACTATTAAGggacataattaattaatttaaaggtAACCAAATATTTGTTTATTGTGCTGAAAGAATGGGGACATGATGGAGGCTGGATTCTGATCGCACACATGATGCAGAAGatgagaatgaatgaatggATGTCTTTAGCAATCATATCTCCCAATTGTTCTTACTTTAACAtattcattttaattttattagtgCCCATCTTTCCagttcttaatttaatatttagatTTCTGGGATGAACTTTACATCACATTCTCTCACATTCTGCTGCTGGGAATGtgaagatatatattttatctgTTTAGATGTGATCAGGATATATATATGGATCATATTACATGCATCATATATGGATCTTGTTCAACATTGcattaatttaaattatgtttgTATTGAAAGATTTGGGTTGAATGATCTCAAGCGGCCGCAATCaatgatttattaaattattgaaAGTATAGGGATATATATAATCATTTTACTCATTTTTGTCCAATCTTCTAACATATTGATTATTGGGTCACAAATTGCATGTATTGAAAATTACAAAACTatcctaaatatttttttgaaatatttttttttccaaataacatgcaagaataattttgtaattttacaaTGCAATTTGTAACTCAATTTGTACACATAACATTTTAATTTCCATCTTCTAATTGTCAAAGTTGATATCAACATTTTTCTGGTGTTATGTAAGGATTTTCCGAAACCAAGATGCTCGGACTAAATAGAACAAAAGACTAACAAAACATAGAGTCATGGCGGAGCTACATGGTCCCGAAAATagatagtgtttgggagagatTTTGGGaaacacttctcagcttttcattaacaaaattaTCAAAAGATCTCCCAAATACtaccataatatttttttaaaatacaaattttaatTGTGCAATCTCCTCCTCAATAACAAAAAAGTCACCTTCATTTTAACTACCATGATAAACAATAAATAGGAGTAAAGACATATTTGGAGATCACGACGAAATACTAAAAAAAAGGATTATCTTAACTATTATCGTTTTGAAAGATTTTATGAAGTGACAGATTTTCAGAGATATAAACAATCGCTTTAACTGGGTGTACACAAATTTGTTGTTATGTATAGCATGTTTTGATCCatcaaattcatttttttacTTATGATAAGAAAAGTTACTTCGATTTGCTCAGTTTTATCATTTGATTTAACTTTAATAGAGTTAGCACATCTTAAGCACCAACATCATacctttatttgagatatgaagtagcaatcaattttttaatattGCAGAAATTAGCGAGATTACTAAAAGGATCGTCTAATAGAAAAAAAACATCAATATTTCATTTgatatatttacttttgaaattaACATTGTTATATATCCGTTGTAACTGCAGTGGATAGCTTTTTTTGAGtaatgaaaattattaaaacatcACTTCGTAATCGGTtgaaaaatgattaaataatTGTTTGATATCGTATGTAGTATTTTCAAAGGATGAAATTTgggaaatttattgtaaaaaacatataaagttaatatatgatatttattgtatattttttaaaatctattGAATTCGTCCACTCTAATCGAAAATTCTGAGTACGCCACTGCATAGTGTTAGAATGTAAACCAagaataatgttttttttttttttaatttcatgaaAAGACAAAATTGCACTCACTAAGCACTCCAGGTTTGATTTTATGCTataccaaaaattatattttcagtGTATTTTATACAAGATGTTTGCCCGAACTCTtgtacaaaacaaaaaaaataaggaTGGCTTCACATAATGTGTTTTTAATTCTGATGTTGGTACAAGCGtcttataaaaaataaacacCGAAAATAGATCTCCTAACGTAACATGGAGTCACCCGTACTGGAGAGATAAGCCTGGCACTTCGTAAAAGGCTGTTTCCTAGAGTGATAATAGGTAATACTAAAGATGCTGTTAACATGAAACTGACAAAGAATGAGACCCCAACGGTGTACACatatacacacacaatatatatatataattatgcatgcaaatttttacTGAGCTACCCCAAATTTAAaccatcatatatatatatttacgataATGAATGTGTTTTTGTTCCATAGCGAGGAGATACgatatatgttattattttcttttgccgCAATTACTCTTTCATGTTGGAACCATATATTTGTCCCTGCTATATCCTACCCCACCCCACCCCCTGTGTCTGATCTCTCCTTCTCTTTCTCtctcttttattcttctttttattattaaggATGCCTCCACCGGTCATGGCCAAGGTTAGTTGCAAGAAACAAGCTAGAGATGTTAAGGGAAAAGGAGAACAAAAGTTGTGCCTCAAAATTAATCTATAAAGAGTTGTGCCTCAAAATTAATCTATAAAGAGCTCAAAGCTCGTTTtataatatatgtatacatGTTTTTTTggcttcttttcttttcttttcttttcttccatGGTTGAAACTTTAAGTAGTTCATGTGTATGAACAGTATATATCTTAATCATTATAATTCCCAGTTGTTGATGTATTTAGATGTTGGGATTGGATCATTTTCTTCATAGGAATTCGTGAGttggatatatataatatataccaATGTTGAGAAACAGTGATAATCACTCTCCTCCTCCTGAGCCGGAAAATGGAATAAGCATCAGCAAAAGGAAACGGCGGCCCGCCGGAACTCCAGGTAATTAATCAGCTAGCTAACTCAATCTATATAGTTTCGGATTGCGAATGATGGATGGAGTTAATTTGTCATGTAGATCCGGATGCGGAGGTGGTATCTTTATCCCCGAAAACCCTGCTGGAATCAGATCGATACGTGTGCGAGATCTGCAACCAGGGGTTCCAGCGTGACCAGAACCTGCAGATGCACCGGAGAAGGCACAAAGTACCGTGGAAACTGCTGAAGCGCGAGACCCCCATGGCCCGGAAGCGAGTCTACGTTTGCCCGGAGCCCAGCTGCCTCCACCACGACCCTTGCCACGCTCTCGGAGATCTCGTCGGGATCAAGAAACACTTCCGGCGGAAGCACAGTAATCAGAAGCAATGGGTCTGTGACAAATGCTCCAAAGGATACGCTGTTCAGTCCGATTACAAAGCCCATCTCAAAACCTGTGGGACTCGTGGCCATTCTTGCGACTGTGGCCGTGTCTTTTCCAGgttaattaattctttctttACTTCATTTTCTTCTTCCCGACGGTTCCTTGTTAAGTTAAGTTAATCAAAGGGTTTAAAGGATAtaagaaattatatattaacgTATGTTTTGGCAGGAAGAAAATCAGGGGTTTTGTCTTTTCAAAGATTTTTTCTCCTTTCATCGTATTCAGTGCAGAATGTTTTTTGGTACAAATTCTTTcatatttctattttattttaaatgtgggTTTCTGTGTTCCTTCAACTTGAGAAGGGTGCGTCCAATCTTTTTCTCAAGAAGAGTACTCGATTTTGACTTAACTGATctgtatttaatatttaatatgtaTATAAACAATGGATAAAAATTGAATCTTTTTGAAATCCGAGTTCAGATGTTTACATACATGCAtggtatatataatttttaaatgattattatttattaaggtGATGTTGAATCTTTTGATAAACTAGCTAGCTGCTAATTAAATAATGCTTCtgttttattgattttttttttttttaaattttcatagGGTGGAGAGTTTCATCGAGCATCAAGATGCTTGCAGCATGGGGCAGCTCCGATCAGAATCTCACCCTCTACAGCCACCACGGCCGCCGCGGCTGGTGGCGGCATGCTTATCTCGGACGGCTTCGAGCCCCAGTCCCTCCAGCGACACCAATCTCAGCGTAGCTCCCAGGCCAAGCAGCAGTAGTGCTTTGCCCAGACAAATAGATCCCATTTTCTTCACCAACTTCGCCGACACCAGCCCCGCCTCCCGATACCCGAATCTTGAATTTCATCTTCTTTCTAAGAAATTAGACGAGGATCAGTCGACACAGCTGCAGCTCTCAATCGGGTCGTCGTCGGAGATGGGAGGAAGAACAGATGCAGATGGCCGTAGAACCACCTTCAACCATCGGAGCTCGCCTCGAGGAGGCAGCAGCAGCACCACCTGCGACAAACTTCCTTTCGCAACAGCAGCGGCGGTGGCTGCGCCGGCGGAAAGGCTCAAAGAGGTCGCGCAAGAGCAGCTGAGGATAGCGGTGGCGGAGAAAGCTTACGCGGACGAGGCGAGGCAAGAAGCGAAGAGGCAGATAGAGCTGGCGGAGCAGCAATTCGCCGAGGCGAAAAGGATCCGACAACAGGCTATCGGAGAGCTGCAGAAGGCTCATGCACTGAAAGAACACGCCACGGAGCAAGTCAACTCCATTATGCTGCAAATCACTTGTAATTCTTGCAAGCAAAAATTCCAGCAGAGCCACGCCGCATCCTCTTCCTGGCCGCCATTGCTGCCATTTGCAGAAGCTTCCTCTTCTTCTTGTGAGAATTCACTTGGCATGAGTAACATATCAGCTGCTCTTAGAGAATGGGAATTCAACAAAATTAATGATCGAAATTGATACCATTTCATGTGTTTGTCATGCAGAGTTTGCTCCATGCTACATTGAATTTCAATGTTAATCAACCAAACTCTTTTTACGACTTCTTGCAGATTGTTACGATTGAGTTTCGAATATGATACAGTCTTTCACCGGATATATACCAAATattatacatataatataaattataaatcatCGATATTAGTTAATTTTCTATATATCCATACGAAACACCGGCATATATAGTCGTTACAAAATTATTGCTAAAACATACTTGATTTTTGTACGAATTTTTACATATATACATTTCCGGCTAAGGAAAATTCTTGTAAGAagttttgtttcatttttttctCCTTCTTTGTTCAGACATCTTGTATTTATGATCCGTACCtttaaaattattatgtttatattaaaatttggcATGAAAATATGTATGTggtttatataaattaaaagtttggaactcaaaaatttcaaagactAGTATAAGATCATGTTTTAACACTCGAAGTTTTAGGGACCAGACCAGCCGGGAATATATTCCAAAATCTTTTTGTTCTGATCTTGATTTGGTGAGATAAAATAAATGCTACTAAGTACTATGCTTTTGGTATAATGGATAATTGTTGTTTAGACTTGTCTTTTAAGATCTTGATAAGATGCATGTATGTGCCAATGTCATAATTTTGTATCTAGAAAGTTTTATCTAGAAAACTGATATCAATGATTCATGAAAAAAATTCGGTGATATAGAACAAATATGTGAACTAAcctaggtagtgtttgggagagcttctactAAGCACATTTCagcttttctttcacaaaatttcaaatttttacgAAGAAAAAACTGGGAAGTGAAAAAGTTAAGAAGTGTTTTCCTAGAAGCTGTCCAAAACACTACCTTACTATGATTTGGATTATGCGCATAATGATGTATCTGAGTATCTTATATTAAGTTAtaagtgtttgggagagcttctacgaagcacttctcagcttttccctgacaaaattttgaaatttttgtgaaTGAAAAGTTGAAATGTGATTTCTAGAAGTtctttcaaacactacctaatataaaaaaaacttttatgaaATGATTTCACCGGTCAAATTTTGTTAAATgaataaaaaaacattatttttatgCCAAAAAAGTACTTTTTTTACTATATGTATCCATGAACCAAATCGATCCGTTTTATAAATATAGATTCGTTAGAATACCTCAGAAAAATATTCTATAAATAATTTTACTACATCAATCCATGTTAAACCCATCCTATAAAAAGTGTCGGTTGGCCAACATTTTTAATTTGGGAGAAAATCTAAATCTTAACAAAGAAAGAAGTTATACGTGAAATCAAGTATATATATAGAACTTAGGTTAGATTTTAACCTAGCATATGAGTAATATCTCAATAATAGATCTAATTTatcatgatttgtcacgtcaacaatatataattaattacgtctatgtgtaaaaatacgaaccGTTTGATGCATGATTTGGGTATTACCCATATACTAGAATGAAGGTTTATATAGTGTATAGAATTCGATGATGGAAACTGTGGGTTATGCGGTCATAAAAAACTTAACCTTaataaaagggaaaaaaaaaaaagaaaagaaattagggaacttataatatatatttatcatgCGAAATATATCTTCATTGTTTCACCAGAAATTTAATTTGTTCATTTATTTCATGGATTTGAAACCAATATCTACCACTACCCATGCCAGTTTgagctttaattaattttgcagTATAAGCTTTTTACAGAAACAATGATGTGAATTTGGTAAGATTTTACTTTTCTTCTCTTAGTTGTCAATTTAGAGGGAAAAAGTAATAAAAGGTTACTTTGTTTTCACAAAGATTCGCATTAATTGCTATTTATCTGTTGAGAATATTTCTTTTCTGGATCTTTAATTGTTCTTCcaaactatatatataaattggTCATATGGAGATAAAGAATATTTCTCATAATCAACAAATGTGACAAAATTTTATGATTTGTGATACAAATAGTTACTTAAAATGTGACACAAGATTCTATTAAGAATGTAATGTCCATGTattgaaaacataaaaatacacTGAAAGTACTAAAACTCTAAAATGTCACGATGGGAGCCTAGTAATTTAAATATATGAATACACAAAGAAAAGGGATTGAAAATTCAAATAGGCATTAGATATGTATAATTTGGTCTACAGTCAACATTTGGTTCGTGTTAGATTTGGTATTTGGACTATTAGAAGATCTTTGTTGGCTGAGGTGGTCAGAGAAATTGAGGTGACCCTTGTTCCCAGCTTTAAACCACGTTACTGccaatttgtttttgtttcttccAATATTTTCATAATATATATCCATATGTCTACATTATATCattctcctttt
Proteins encoded:
- the LOC140882752 gene encoding protein indeterminate-domain 14-like, translated to MLRNSDNHSPPPEPENGISISKRKRRPAGTPDPDAEVVSLSPKTLLESDRYVCEICNQGFQRDQNLQMHRRRHKVPWKLLKRETPMARKRVYVCPEPSCLHHDPCHALGDLVGIKKHFRRKHSNQKQWVCDKCSKGYAVQSDYKAHLKTCGTRGHSCDCGRVFSRVESFIEHQDACSMGQLRSESHPLQPPRPPRLVAACLSRTASSPSPSSDTNLSVAPRPSSSSALPRQIDPIFFTNFADTSPASRYPNLEFHLLSKKLDEDQSTQLQLSIGSSSEMGGRTDADGRRTTFNHRSSPRGGSSSTTCDKLPFATAAAVAAPAERLKEVAQEQLRIAVAEKAYADEARQEAKRQIELAEQQFAEAKRIRQQAIGELQKAHALKEHATEQVNSIMLQITCNSCKQKFQQSHAASSSWPPLLPFAEASSSSCENSLGMSNISAALREWEFNKINDRN
- the LOC140882616 gene encoding UV-B-induced protein At3g17800, chloroplastic-like yields the protein METVAAFQSSFANVSHLPPDWAARSGSTRTVVMRVGFKSPFSNSSIQQGLSTSISNFGTRKLGFVRKRHTVRASMGSNSDSSASPIAPLQLESPIGQFLSQILISHPHLVPAAVEQQLEQLQSDRDAEKEKEGSSASGTELVLYRRIAEVKSNERQKALEEILYALVVQKFMDANVPLVPAITPSPPKSLNGKEENVQHLHSPEAYEMIQNHLALILGNRLGDSNSMAQISKLRVGQVYAASVMYGYFLKRIDQRFQLEKTMKILPQGIEDEGTNAQQVIADETRPGTETSEKAFGNAQPHPEVSSWAGSIGAGNFTEVKPSRLRTYVMSFDAETLQRYATIRSKEAIGIIEKHTEALFGRPEIVVTPEGTIDSSKDEQIKISFGGLKRLVLEAVTFGSFLWDVESYVDMRYHFVAN